The following are encoded together in the Arcticibacterium luteifluviistationis genome:
- a CDS encoding dodecin family protein: MAIVKVIELIASSEISIEDAIQQAVTSASKSIHNIDSVYVQDIKAHVQDGKVTTYGCICKLSFRVDA, from the coding sequence ATGGCAATTGTAAAAGTAATTGAACTAATAGCATCGTCAGAAATAAGTATTGAAGATGCAATTCAGCAAGCAGTAACATCTGCCTCTAAGTCTATTCACAACATAGACTCAGTGTATGTACAAGACATTAAAGCACATGTGCAAGATGGTAAAGTAACCACTTACGGGTGTATCTGTAAATTGTCTTTTAGAGTAGATGCTTAA
- the typA gene encoding translational GTPase TypA, which yields MQDIRNIAIIAHVDHGKTTLVDKIIHASKIFRENQEFGDLILDNNDLERERGITIVSKNVSVRYGDTKINIIDTPGHADFGGEVERVLKLADGVILLVDAFEGPMPQTRFVLGKALDLGLKPIVVVNKVDKENCRPDEVHEMVFDLMFNLNATDDQLDFPTLYGSSKQGWMSNDWQKPTDNIIALLDAVIEHIPPAKVKEGPAQMQITSLDYSSFVGRIAIGLVARGVLKEGQNVMLCTADGQMKRNKIKELHVFEGLGRVKVSEVSSGEICAITGIEGFEIGDTVADVDNPEALPRISIDEPTMNMLFTINNSPFFGQDGKFVTSRHLRDRLMKEMEKNLALKVEQGESEDKFIVYGRGILHLSVLIETMRREGYELQVGQPQVIFKTGENGERLEPIETLVVDVPEESAGKVIELATQKKGELLIMEPKGDLQHLEFNIPSRGLIGLRSNVLTATQGEAIMNHRFKAYEPYKGTLPGRTNGSLISMSNGPAIPYSLDKLQDRGSFFIDAGEEIYMGMVVGEHNRQNDIVVNLQTTKKLSNMRSSGADDQVKIAPKIQFSLEECMEYIQKDEYLEITPKSLRMRKIYLDENERKRNSRQTELA from the coding sequence ATGCAAGACATTAGAAATATCGCGATAATTGCCCACGTTGACCACGGCAAAACAACTTTAGTGGATAAGATAATCCACGCTTCGAAAATTTTTCGTGAAAATCAGGAATTTGGCGACCTAATTCTTGATAACAATGATTTAGAAAGAGAACGTGGTATTACCATCGTCTCTAAAAATGTATCAGTAAGATACGGCGACACAAAAATTAACATTATTGACACACCTGGTCACGCCGATTTCGGTGGTGAAGTGGAGCGTGTTCTTAAATTAGCTGATGGTGTTATCCTTTTAGTAGATGCTTTTGAAGGCCCAATGCCTCAAACGCGTTTTGTACTAGGAAAAGCACTTGATTTAGGCTTAAAGCCTATAGTAGTGGTTAATAAGGTAGATAAAGAAAACTGTAGACCTGATGAGGTTCACGAAATGGTTTTCGACCTTATGTTTAACCTTAACGCTACTGACGACCAATTAGACTTCCCAACACTTTATGGTTCTTCTAAGCAAGGTTGGATGAGTAATGATTGGCAAAAACCAACAGACAACATTATCGCTCTTTTAGATGCGGTTATTGAACATATTCCTCCCGCTAAGGTAAAAGAAGGCCCTGCTCAAATGCAAATCACTTCTTTAGATTATTCTTCTTTCGTAGGAAGAATTGCTATTGGATTGGTAGCAAGGGGTGTTCTTAAAGAAGGTCAAAATGTAATGCTTTGCACTGCAGATGGCCAAATGAAAAGAAACAAAATCAAAGAACTTCATGTATTTGAAGGTCTTGGTAGAGTAAAGGTATCAGAGGTTTCTTCTGGAGAAATTTGTGCCATTACAGGTATTGAAGGTTTTGAAATTGGTGACACTGTTGCTGATGTTGATAACCCAGAAGCTTTACCAAGAATCTCTATTGATGAGCCTACTATGAATATGCTCTTCACTATTAATAACTCTCCTTTCTTCGGTCAAGACGGAAAATTTGTAACCTCAAGACACTTGAGAGACAGATTAATGAAAGAAATGGAGAAAAACCTAGCCCTAAAAGTAGAGCAAGGTGAATCTGAAGATAAGTTTATCGTTTACGGTAGAGGTATTCTTCACCTTTCTGTATTGATTGAAACAATGCGTAGAGAAGGATATGAACTACAAGTAGGTCAGCCACAGGTAATCTTCAAAACTGGTGAAAACGGTGAAAGATTAGAGCCGATTGAAACTTTAGTAGTAGACGTACCTGAAGAAAGTGCTGGAAAAGTAATTGAACTTGCTACTCAGAAAAAGGGCGAGCTTCTAATTATGGAGCCTAAAGGTGATTTGCAGCATTTAGAGTTTAACATTCCTTCTAGAGGCTTAATTGGTCTTAGAAGTAATGTATTGACAGCAACACAAGGTGAGGCTATCATGAACCATAGATTTAAGGCTTACGAGCCATATAAAGGAACTCTACCAGGTAGAACTAACGGTTCTTTAATTTCTATGTCTAACGGCCCAGCCATTCCTTACTCTCTTGATAAGCTTCAAGACAGAGGGTCTTTCTTTATCGACGCTGGTGAAGAAATTTATATGGGTATGGTAGTAGGTGAGCACAACCGTCAGAACGACATTGTGGTAAACCTACAAACGACTAAGAAACTTAGTAACATGCGTTCTTCTGGTGCTGATGACCAGGTTAAGATTGCTCCAAAAATTCAATTCTCTTTAGAAGAATGTATGGAGTATATCCAAAAAGATGAGTACTTAGAAATCACTCCTAAGTCTTTAAGAATGCGTAAAATATACCTTGACGAAAACGAAAGAAAACGTAACAGTCGTCAAACAGAACTAGCCTAA
- a CDS encoding efflux RND transporter periplasmic adaptor subunit, producing MNKKSNKIWWIVGGVAILFIAALLLAKQQGWIGQKEATQVEFTSVKKSDLVETVSASGKIQPELEVSITPDVPGEIIGLYIEEGDSVKKGQLLLRIQPENYISVVERFRAGVNQAKASSEQSKSQIARAESQLLRAELDFKRQKQLFNDKVVSQSDYEISETNFGVAKQDLEAAKANYEAAKYGIRSAEANLKDASENLRKTNIYAPMNGIVSMLNVELGERVVGTSQMAGTEMLRIANLNNMEVRVNVNENDIVRVSRGDKAVIDVDAYSADDKEFMGTITQIANSANGSGGSLSANANSTEAVTEFEVRINILPESYKELLSKSRYPFKPGMTATVDIITETKTGVITVPISAVTTRTEEEKNAKPDSDNEMGPSLGAVKEETASKEKPKVIVFINDGGIAKIREVKTGITDTEAGTIEVTEGLKEGDIIISGPFVEVSKRLKEGDSVIEKKEEEKKEK from the coding sequence ATGAATAAGAAATCGAATAAAATATGGTGGATAGTAGGTGGTGTTGCTATTCTTTTCATAGCCGCTTTACTACTCGCTAAACAACAAGGTTGGATTGGTCAAAAGGAAGCTACACAAGTAGAATTCACCTCAGTAAAAAAGTCAGATTTAGTGGAAACGGTCTCTGCCTCTGGAAAAATCCAACCTGAATTAGAAGTTAGCATCACGCCTGATGTACCTGGAGAAATCATTGGTCTATATATTGAAGAAGGAGATTCTGTAAAAAAAGGTCAACTATTGTTAAGAATTCAACCTGAAAACTACATTTCGGTAGTTGAAAGGTTTAGAGCGGGGGTAAATCAAGCCAAAGCCTCTTCTGAACAATCTAAATCTCAAATTGCAAGAGCAGAATCTCAATTGCTTCGTGCAGAATTAGACTTTAAAAGGCAAAAGCAGCTTTTTAATGATAAAGTAGTTTCTCAGTCAGATTACGAAATATCAGAAACTAATTTTGGCGTAGCAAAACAAGATTTAGAAGCTGCCAAAGCAAACTATGAAGCCGCAAAATATGGTATTCGTAGTGCAGAAGCCAACCTAAAAGATGCCTCTGAAAACCTTCGCAAAACAAATATTTATGCCCCTATGAATGGTATAGTATCCATGTTGAATGTTGAACTCGGAGAAAGAGTAGTAGGAACCTCTCAAATGGCGGGTACCGAAATGTTAAGAATAGCCAACCTTAACAACATGGAAGTAAGAGTAAATGTGAATGAAAACGACATTGTAAGAGTAAGCCGAGGTGACAAAGCTGTTATTGATGTAGATGCCTACAGTGCCGACGACAAAGAATTCATGGGTACAATCACCCAGATTGCCAATTCAGCCAATGGTTCTGGAGGCTCGCTTTCAGCCAATGCAAACTCTACGGAAGCTGTAACGGAATTTGAGGTAAGAATAAACATTTTACCAGAATCTTATAAAGAACTTCTCTCAAAAAGCAGGTATCCTTTCAAACCTGGTATGACTGCGACCGTAGACATTATTACGGAGACAAAAACTGGCGTAATCACTGTCCCAATATCAGCAGTTACCACTAGAACTGAGGAAGAGAAAAATGCTAAACCTGATAGCGATAATGAAATGGGGCCTTCATTAGGGGCTGTAAAGGAAGAAACCGCTTCTAAAGAAAAGCCAAAAGTGATAGTATTTATAAATGATGGTGGAATAGCTAAAATAAGAGAAGTTAAAACTGGAATTACCGATACAGAAGCTGGTACGATAGAAGTAACGGAAGGCCTAAAAGAAGGTGATATTATCATTTCAGGACCTTTTGTAGAAGTTTCAAAAAGACTTAAAGAGGGCGATAGCGTAATTGAGAAAAAGGAAGAAGAGAAGAAAGAGAAATAG
- a CDS encoding glycosyltransferase, translated as MKIAIVSIVFPYPVDNGGGAATFNMIDYLRHKHAITFICPNVKLENKEKLQELWPNVEILTTNRNEGDSFSLKIYKNLLKLNTFLKGKVEDYFYPKTHLYINDLSKVYFPEFLNLIKNKVTKESFDLVQVEFIEFAGLVHILPKDLPKIFIHHELRFKRLEMEYQTLPIKSLEDQWHISATKDLEIALLNHYDKVVAVTDTDKNFLEEAGIKKELLYTSTLPINFKETKINQPFEFKQNLVFLGPENHYPNLDGINWFLEECWEKISRKHPHLTLQIVSKWTEEFQKLHKTKRNVEFVGFVEDLSTIFEGSIMIVPLRIVSGMRMKILEGISWKMPIISTIEGAEGLPMKDGENCMLAATTEEFIEKTLQLIDDNELRSKLIAESQKLITDQYKIDKCAETRNLLYNSFK; from the coding sequence ATGAAAATAGCCATAGTTTCAATAGTTTTCCCCTACCCCGTAGATAACGGTGGCGGAGCAGCTACTTTCAACATGATTGACTATCTCAGGCACAAACATGCTATCACGTTTATTTGCCCGAATGTTAAATTAGAAAACAAAGAGAAGCTTCAAGAGCTGTGGCCTAATGTTGAGATTTTAACCACCAACAGAAACGAAGGTGATAGTTTCTCTCTCAAGATTTATAAAAACCTTTTAAAGCTTAATACATTTTTAAAGGGTAAAGTAGAAGATTACTTCTACCCAAAAACACACCTTTATATTAATGACCTGTCAAAGGTGTATTTTCCAGAGTTCCTAAACCTTATAAAAAATAAAGTTACTAAGGAGAGCTTCGACCTTGTTCAGGTAGAGTTTATCGAATTTGCCGGTTTAGTTCATATCCTTCCTAAAGACCTACCCAAAATCTTTATTCACCATGAACTTAGGTTTAAAAGGTTGGAGATGGAATACCAAACGCTGCCAATTAAATCTCTGGAAGACCAATGGCATATTTCAGCCACAAAAGACCTAGAGATAGCACTGCTTAACCATTATGACAAAGTAGTGGCCGTGACAGATACTGATAAAAACTTTTTAGAAGAAGCTGGTATCAAAAAAGAGCTTTTATACACTTCTACGCTTCCTATTAATTTTAAGGAAACAAAAATCAATCAGCCTTTTGAGTTTAAGCAAAACTTAGTTTTTCTTGGCCCAGAAAATCATTACCCTAACCTAGACGGTATCAATTGGTTTTTGGAAGAGTGTTGGGAGAAAATCTCCAGAAAACACCCTCACCTCACACTTCAGATAGTGTCTAAGTGGACGGAGGAATTCCAAAAACTACATAAAACGAAAAGAAATGTAGAGTTTGTCGGCTTTGTAGAAGACCTTTCTACCATTTTTGAGGGTTCTATCATGATAGTTCCTTTAAGAATAGTTAGTGGTATGCGTATGAAAATCTTAGAAGGTATCTCTTGGAAAATGCCAATTATAAGTACCATTGAAGGTGCTGAAGGGCTTCCAATGAAAGATGGTGAAAACTGTATGTTAGCGGCTACTACAGAAGAATTCATTGAAAAAACACTTCAACTGATTGATGACAATGAGCTACGCTCCAAACTAATTGCAGAATCGCAGAAGCTTATTACAGATCAATATAAGATTGACAAATGTGCTGAAACCAGAAATTTGCTTTACAATTCGTTTAAATAA
- a CDS encoding HIT family protein, whose translation MATIFSKIISGEIPCHKIAETEDFLAFLDVFPCAKGHTLVIPKKEVDYIFDLEDDLYLGLMAFAKSLAPAIKAAVPCKRIGVAVIGLEVPHAHVHLIPLNSMADMDFSDKIKISQEELSEIATSIQKEL comes from the coding sequence ATGGCTACCATTTTCTCTAAAATTATAAGCGGTGAAATTCCCTGTCACAAAATAGCTGAAACGGAAGATTTCTTGGCTTTCTTAGATGTGTTTCCATGTGCCAAAGGGCATACATTGGTTATACCGAAAAAGGAAGTAGATTATATTTTTGATTTAGAAGATGATCTTTATTTAGGCTTGATGGCTTTTGCTAAAAGTTTAGCTCCAGCTATTAAAGCGGCTGTTCCGTGCAAACGGATTGGAGTGGCTGTGATTGGTTTAGAGGTTCCTCACGCTCATGTGCATTTGATACCTTTGAACAGTATGGCGGACATGGATTTTTCGGACAAAATTAAAATCTCGCAAGAAGAACTTTCTGAGATAGCCACGTCAATTCAGAAGGAGCTTTAA
- the fmt gene encoding methionyl-tRNA formyltransferase has translation MRIIFMGTPDFAVESLKVLVEAGYELVAVITAPDKPSGRGKKIQQSPVKTYALSQNIPVLQPPRLKNPEFLETLKGYNADLQIVVAFRMLPELVWAMPKFGTFNLHGSLLPQYRGAAPINWAVINGETETGVTTFFIEKEIDTGKIIFKEKLAINDDDNAGTIHDKLMVIGANLVLKTVKAIENNDYPQTEQEEFEALKPAPKIFKEDCLIDWSKNSKQIFDFIRGLSPYPGAWTKFENTKNGEVGNLKIFDSQIIDTNSTSTSGEIFTDNKTYLHIGTMDGLIAILNLQIPGKKRLGIEDLLRGYDAEQIKIC, from the coding sequence ATGAGAATAATATTTATGGGAACACCTGACTTTGCTGTAGAAAGCCTTAAAGTCTTGGTGGAAGCTGGTTATGAATTAGTTGCGGTAATCACAGCCCCCGATAAGCCATCAGGAAGAGGAAAAAAGATTCAACAATCCCCTGTAAAAACTTATGCTTTATCTCAAAACATTCCAGTTTTACAACCTCCAAGATTAAAAAACCCAGAATTCTTAGAGACTCTTAAAGGTTATAATGCCGACTTACAAATAGTAGTCGCATTTAGAATGTTACCAGAGTTAGTTTGGGCTATGCCAAAATTTGGAACGTTTAACCTTCATGGATCTCTTTTACCACAATATAGAGGGGCGGCACCCATCAACTGGGCAGTAATAAATGGAGAAACAGAAACTGGCGTGACTACCTTTTTTATTGAAAAGGAAATTGACACTGGAAAAATTATCTTCAAAGAAAAATTAGCTATCAACGATGATGATAACGCTGGAACAATCCATGATAAACTTATGGTAATTGGTGCAAACCTTGTTCTTAAAACAGTTAAAGCTATCGAGAATAATGATTACCCTCAAACTGAGCAGGAAGAGTTCGAAGCCCTCAAGCCCGCACCAAAAATCTTTAAGGAAGACTGCCTAATTGACTGGTCAAAAAACTCAAAGCAAATTTTTGATTTCATAAGAGGATTAAGCCCATATCCTGGAGCGTGGACCAAATTTGAGAACACAAAAAATGGAGAAGTTGGCAATCTTAAAATATTTGATTCTCAAATTATAGATACAAACTCTACGAGTACTTCTGGTGAAATATTTACAGACAACAAAACCTACTTACATATAGGTACAATGGACGGGCTAATTGCCATTCTCAACTTACAAATCCCTGGCAAAAAACGTTTAGGCATTGAAGACCTGTTAAGAGGTTACGATGCTGAACAAATTAAAATCTGTTAA
- a CDS encoding glycosyltransferase family 2 protein, giving the protein MPAVSIILPNYNHAKFLEDRIESILNQTNQDFELIILDDASSDASPSILKSYENHPKVKALILNEKNSGSTFVQWKKGLELAIGKYIWIAESDDLAAPEFLEYHLSNLLADPKLGVSFSASVWIDANGNQIHEPGHENDFQSKGSDLLKNDFIKGNLIYNASSCVFQKSLVPWNTLSSVVKYKYCGDWLFWVDLVKDTEVKRSNKRLNSFRRHSNNVSFEAESKGLQFSEGLKVVKHIFDTQTFGFLEKQKLIFYWVQKLRNSKIKDKKQFLALIPFPGSVFYTLSPLVNFFLPSTLASPVSK; this is encoded by the coding sequence ATGCCTGCCGTAAGCATCATTTTGCCTAATTATAATCACGCCAAGTTTTTGGAAGATAGAATTGAGAGTATTTTGAACCAAACGAACCAAGATTTTGAATTAATAATTTTGGATGACGCTTCTTCCGATGCCAGTCCTTCTATCCTAAAATCTTACGAAAACCATCCTAAAGTAAAAGCTCTAATTCTTAATGAAAAGAACTCTGGAAGTACTTTTGTGCAGTGGAAAAAAGGTTTAGAACTAGCCATAGGGAAATACATTTGGATAGCCGAGAGTGATGACTTAGCAGCTCCTGAGTTTTTAGAGTATCACCTTTCTAATCTCCTAGCTGACCCTAAACTTGGTGTGTCATTTTCAGCATCAGTTTGGATTGATGCAAATGGAAATCAAATTCATGAGCCAGGCCACGAAAACGATTTCCAAAGTAAGGGAAGCGACCTTTTAAAAAATGACTTCATAAAAGGCAATCTCATTTACAATGCCAGCTCTTGCGTTTTCCAAAAGTCGCTGGTGCCATGGAATACTCTATCATCCGTAGTTAAATATAAGTACTGTGGAGACTGGTTATTCTGGGTTGATTTAGTAAAAGACACCGAAGTAAAAAGAAGCAACAAAAGACTTAACTCTTTCAGACGGCACTCAAATAATGTCTCTTTTGAAGCAGAATCAAAAGGACTTCAATTCTCTGAAGGTTTAAAAGTGGTAAAGCACATTTTTGATACGCAAACTTTTGGCTTCTTAGAAAAGCAGAAGCTAATTTTCTATTGGGTTCAAAAACTTAGAAATAGTAAGATTAAGGACAAGAAGCAATTCTTAGCACTTATACCCTTCCCTGGCAGTGTATTTTATACTCTCAGCCCATTAGTAAACTTTTTTTTACCATCAACTTTAGCCTCTCCAGTATCTAAATGA
- the greA gene encoding transcription elongation factor GreA — protein sequence MSKYQYYTKEGYANLKNKLADLKGRGRQDIAYQIGEARDKGDLSENAEYDAAKDAQGHMESEISKLETLMSVARILDESAIDNSTVSLLNKVTIKNLKNGAEMIYTLVAEEEADLKQGKISVNSPFAKGLLGKKVGDKAEIQAPAGVVEVEVVDISM from the coding sequence ATGTCAAAATATCAATATTACACCAAAGAGGGCTATGCTAACTTAAAGAATAAGCTAGCTGATTTAAAAGGAAGAGGTAGGCAAGATATAGCTTATCAAATAGGAGAAGCAAGAGATAAAGGTGATTTGTCAGAGAATGCGGAGTATGATGCGGCCAAAGATGCTCAAGGGCATATGGAATCTGAAATTTCAAAACTGGAGACGCTTATGTCTGTAGCTAGAATTTTGGACGAATCGGCTATTGACAATTCTACAGTTTCTTTGCTTAATAAGGTGACTATTAAGAATTTGAAAAATGGTGCAGAAATGATTTATACTTTGGTGGCAGAAGAAGAGGCTGACTTGAAACAGGGAAAAATTTCTGTTAACTCTCCGTTTGCTAAAGGATTATTGGGTAAAAAAGTGGGAGATAAGGCTGAAATTCAAGCTCCAGCAGGTGTTGTAGAAGTAGAAGTTGTAGATATTAGTATGTAA
- a CDS encoding glycosyl transferase, with translation MPKTLAFTICSVNYLAQAKILSESLQKTNPDFEFFIGLCDTMEGREIDKSKIEGLNILEVDKIGIEAFDDMCERYDITELNTAVKPFYFNYFLTSRPDVDNFYYIDPDIEIFDKFTGIEASLSKYDIVLTPHFCTPVYDNYSRTEQEMFVNGIYNLGFLAVKRSKSTSEFMNWWMIKLRTECYMDIQKGMFVDQLYCNMVPLYFDNVFIEKSPAYNIAYWNLHERTVSEKNGKYFVNGEPLIFYHYSGMNANDPNNISRWQDRFDIAKRPDLAPLFKSYREQLESFSNTYFKTFKCVYAKGDIVIDDRSFLKKALMSISYRVFAFFERLPI, from the coding sequence ATGCCTAAAACTCTCGCATTTACCATTTGTTCTGTAAACTATTTAGCCCAAGCCAAAATACTTTCAGAATCACTTCAAAAAACCAATCCTGACTTCGAATTCTTTATTGGATTATGCGATACGATGGAAGGCAGAGAAATAGACAAATCTAAAATTGAAGGTTTAAACATTTTAGAGGTTGACAAAATTGGTATTGAAGCTTTTGACGACATGTGTGAACGGTACGACATTACCGAGCTAAACACTGCAGTAAAGCCTTTCTATTTCAACTACTTTTTGACGTCAAGGCCAGACGTTGATAATTTTTATTACATCGACCCTGACATTGAAATCTTTGACAAATTCACAGGCATTGAGGCAAGCCTTTCAAAATATGACATTGTCTTAACACCACATTTTTGCACACCCGTTTACGACAATTACTCTAGAACAGAGCAAGAGATGTTTGTAAATGGAATTTACAATCTTGGTTTTCTGGCAGTGAAAAGGTCTAAGTCTACCTCCGAATTTATGAACTGGTGGATGATAAAACTGAGAACGGAGTGTTACATGGATATCCAAAAAGGGATGTTTGTAGACCAACTTTACTGTAACATGGTTCCGCTTTATTTTGACAACGTTTTTATAGAGAAAAGTCCCGCTTATAATATTGCATATTGGAACCTACACGAACGTACTGTTTCAGAGAAAAACGGAAAGTACTTTGTAAATGGTGAGCCCCTTATATTCTACCACTACAGTGGCATGAATGCCAATGACCCAAATAATATTTCAAGATGGCAAGACCGTTTTGACATAGCTAAAAGGCCAGACCTTGCCCCTCTTTTTAAATCTTATAGAGAGCAATTAGAGTCATTCTCAAATACATACTTTAAAACCTTTAAGTGCGTTTATGCCAAAGGTGATATAGTAATAGACGATAGAAGTTTTTTAAAAAAGGCTCTGATGTCAATTTCTTATAGAGTTTTTGCTTTCTTTGAAAGATTACCTATTTAA
- a CDS encoding NAD(P)H-dependent glycerol-3-phosphate dehydrogenase: protein MKVTVIGGGSWATALVKVLSENHQTKIKWWMRSHDAVEHIRKHHHNPKYLSSIEFHPSRVKPYFNLKEAIKNTDWVILAVPAAFLAEAISSLKKEDLKGKYLVSAVKGMIPKTNELVSDFLLNQYDIPLSYQCAIAGPCHAEEVAAEKQSYLTIAAPDLELGQKFAKLLSCRYVNTSAITDLYGVEISAVMKNIVALACGITHGLGAGDNFQAVMVSNAMLEIKRFVHQQAPLERELISSAYLGDLLVTAYSQFSRNRTFGNMIGRGYSVKTAQMEMNMVAEGYYAVKSIYEINQKAKVELPIVDFAYAVLYKKNSLKKEFNSLKVKLS from the coding sequence ATGAAAGTCACAGTCATAGGAGGAGGAAGTTGGGCTACCGCTTTGGTCAAGGTATTGAGTGAAAATCATCAAACCAAAATAAAATGGTGGATGAGAAGCCATGATGCAGTGGAGCATATCCGTAAACATCATCATAATCCAAAATACCTAAGCAGTATAGAATTTCACCCCTCTAGAGTTAAGCCCTACTTTAATTTAAAAGAGGCTATTAAAAATACTGACTGGGTGATTTTAGCCGTTCCAGCCGCTTTTTTAGCTGAAGCTATTTCTTCCCTAAAAAAGGAAGACCTGAAGGGTAAATATCTAGTTTCTGCAGTAAAGGGCATGATTCCTAAGACTAATGAATTGGTTTCCGACTTCCTTTTAAACCAATACGACATTCCACTTTCATACCAATGTGCTATTGCTGGCCCTTGCCATGCCGAAGAAGTAGCAGCTGAAAAACAGTCTTACCTCACCATAGCAGCACCCGATTTAGAACTCGGTCAAAAATTTGCCAAACTACTTTCTTGCAGGTATGTAAATACCTCTGCTATTACAGATTTATATGGTGTAGAAATATCGGCGGTCATGAAAAATATAGTGGCCTTGGCTTGTGGAATCACACATGGTCTAGGTGCTGGAGACAATTTTCAGGCAGTTATGGTCTCAAATGCCATGCTGGAAATCAAACGATTTGTTCATCAACAAGCTCCTCTAGAAAGAGAACTTATATCATCCGCCTACCTAGGAGACCTATTAGTTACCGCTTATTCGCAATTTAGCCGAAACCGAACTTTTGGTAATATGATAGGAAGAGGTTACAGTGTAAAAACTGCTCAAATGGAGATGAACATGGTAGCAGAAGGCTATTATGCCGTAAAAAGCATTTATGAGATAAACCAAAAAGCGAAAGTGGAACTACCAATTGTAGATTTTGCCTACGCTGTTTTATACAAAAAAAACTCCCTGAAAAAGGAGTTTAATTCTTTGAAAGTCAAACTTTCTTAA